The segment AGTGAAACAAAACTTTAGCTAAGTGGCGGTAAGAAAACTGTTCAACTCCTTGCCAGTGGCTAGTGCTATCATCTAGCCCATGGTTGCATCTCCTAACTAAAGTGCAAGAAGCTTAGGCCCCATTTGATTTGGTACAAGTTGGCTGAGCAAGAAACTGCTTCATTGAAGTGGCTTTGTCTCACCCAGATCAAGCCATTTTAggctatttattcttaaattgggTTCTTCTGAGCCGAACTTGGTTCAGATATCTATTTACAGGCGACCAAACAAGCCTTGACTCTGTTGCCATGAAGCGAGGAGGGAATACTCTGTTCTAGAAAAGGGTCATCATCAGTGTTAGTTGGATCCCCTGTTCCAGGGTGTTGTGATCAACAATTGATCATGGAGTAGGGGCAGAAGTTGGAGGGGAGCAGAGGAACCCAATTCAAAACCTTAACATAACCAACAGCTCGTAACAAAACAAAATTCTTATCCATACGCCATGCAATATTATGCTTCTCACCAACAATCACTGTCCTCctatttgatgaacaaaaatatctgaagcaGGAGATTATGATCCAGCAGAAATCAAGATAAAAAACTAAGAGAACTTTCAAATAATATGGCAGGATATATAGGTTCCTCTTCAGTTTCAGGTGGCTTCACCAAACTAGAGGCCTCCAAAACACTGGAGTCCAAACTGGAAATCAAAAGGCATCAAGTCTAAGCAGCAACAAAAGAATCACTCCGTAATTTTTTGAGCAATCGGTGGAAACCCACCTCATATTTCGTTAAGAAAATGAAATAAGAACACAGCTGATGTAAAGAACCCAAGCAGAAACATGACCAACCTCATATTAATAACCATCAGCTTAGTCTCCATCCAAACAGAGCTTCCAGCACTACATGACATTTAAACAGGTTTCCAGCAAAAACAGTTCTTCGTGTGCACCATCAACAATCTTCCTTTTCTCATATGGTGGTGGTGTTGGGGGCTTGGAGGCGGACACCACCGAGAGTCGGACCGGATCCCCGAAGCTTTTCGTCCATGATCCCATCCAATCTCCGGGCCATCTCCGGGCTCAAATGGTTCCTCCAATCCCCCACCTTCCCCTTCCTAAAGTAACAAGAGTTTGGTACCCTGAAGACCGAGGCTTGGTCACCATTCTGGTTCACCTCTAGTTTGCTGAGCTTATCAAAGCTGCACAGCGTTATAATCTTCTCCACCAccccttccttctcctcctctaaGGAGAAGGGACATCCCATAAACTCGGCCAACCTTTTCGCGTTCGCCACCGACTCCTCCATCACCTCCTCGTACTTCAAGAACAGCACATTCTCAGGCTGCCTCAAGCTCTCCCTCCAGTACTCCAGAACATGGTCCCAGTCCGGGCCAAAGGGAGAGTTCCCTTGGCAAACCATTTCGACCGCCGTGGCGAGCGAAAGGGCTTCAGTCGTCGGCATCATCTCCCCCGTCGCCTTCTTGCTGCGATGCCACGACGAGGTGAATTGCCACGCAGAGACCACCCTGTCTTTGGGGTCCCGGCAAACATATATAATTCGGCAGTCGGAGGCTCTGATCGCGTCCGGTAGCACAGAGTAGGGCATGTGGGTGTTAAGGAGCCGAGGTGAAGGAAGGGCTTCGATCTTGGAAGGTTGGCCGATGGCCCAGAGCTCCTCCAAGGAGTGGACGCAGTTGTGGGGGTTGAGGCTGAGGAGAGGGTGGTCAGCAAAGGAGTACTGGCTTCGAGTCATGGTGGCGAAAATGAGCGCTTTGAGCCAGGTGGTGCCGGACTTGGGCAAGGTGGCCAGGAGGATGTCAGTGGGACGAGACTTGAAGTGGCTTTGGATGGCGAAGATTCCCCGGAGAAAGATCTCATGACCAGGCAACCAGACGCCTTTGTATTTTCGAAGAGAGACTGGCTGCCAGCCTTCCTCTAGTGGAAGGGTAGAGATGAGGTCATTATATTGTTGTAGAAGTTTTGGAGCCTGATCCTCTGCCCTCTCTTCTGAAGCATGTGATGGTTGGGAGCTACTGGAACGAGATGGATCACTGGCCATGACCGGAAGGAGGAAGCTACactcaaatctctctctctctctctctctctcgtgaaAGGAAGGTTAGGTTGAtgtttatctctctctctctctatatatgtatataacatAAGGACGCTCACCAGGAACCTTTCCATGTGGCATCTCCATCCACGGCCGCTCCACCGGCCTCCTTGTCCCCATCTACTCATTGCAAATCCCCTCCCAAACATTCCGTGTGACGAAAAGattattgattaaaataattatgCATCTCATGCCATTCAATAACAAAACAGTATatcatttattattaaaaaattatatattattatttatttttaattgaaaattttaaataaaaggaTTCTACTGTCAACTACGGTTGGTCCAGTAACaacttttattattttgaaaaaaaaattaattttttaaataatatgctGATTTATTATTGAATAGTATAAAATATATGCGATAGaactattttaataaatattttttctcatgATTCAGGCTTTAGTGATTGATTCAAACCGATTGAGCTAAAACTAATTGGCAGAATTTTATCTAGTTttagtttttaaatattttattagtgtATTTTAGTAAGTGGCACTTTCATTTGTACTCTTAAAAACCAAGTGAGAGATCTCACAACGTGGCACTTCATATACTCCCCACCAATAGATCTTTATGTTAGGAGAAAGATACAGATACATAATTTTATGCTTTTAAGAGATTAGGAAGGGGCCTTTGTCATATCATTTTTGCTTTGTTAAGAAAAGATTGCTCCCTTTCTTCCTTCTTGTTGTTCTTATAATTACTTGTATTTCTTCTCCTAACTATTTGTGTTGGGAAAAACCGATCGATCTTCATTTGCCGATCAATCTCCAGAACAGTCCGATCGATATCTGACTCTGACCCACCAAATAAACAAACAACCCTGAAAGTGACTACCGACTATATATCGGCTGAACAGGCTGACACCATTTTCAACCGACCGATCGAACCCCTTTTACTAATCCAGATCAGTAGGCAGTCGATATTCGGACTCTACAGACAACAGACTACTTCGACCgtcggtatttcagagttactaaccgaCAACCGACCCCTGACACATAGTCggccgactcattcaaatatatcataaccatcACGGACGGTTACTCCACTGATATCGTGGCGTAATCCATAGGGACTAATAACCCATTGCGAGATTACCATCCCGTGATTCTATGCTGCTAAATACGGGACCATATCCGATAGTTACGAcgatctactctataaaaaggaGGTAAGACGATAAATTTTGGTAAGCTAATTTTGATATGCTGAGCTTTGTCTCCATTCTCATTCGACTGTTACCCAGTCaccttctctgacttaagcatcggagggtccccgctggaGACAActtcggtcagtgcggacttcattttgcaggtgcttgTTTTCGACGaacaggcgatgaggggattagCAGGAACAAATTGGTGCACCAGGAAGGGGGGAAACAGTGGCAAGAAGAAAACTCGCAATGACGAGAACCAGATCTCAACGATCAACGGCGACCGGCTCGATGAGACACTCTTTCCGTCGGAAAGAGGCCCCTCCCTTGCCTCCAGTAGCAGAGCCCAGTTCTCCATGCCCCATGGTTACCACAGACGCTCAGATTGCTGCGATCGTGCAATAAATGAACGTTCTCGCGGAGGCAATtaaaagcctccaacaacagcaAATCTAGCCACCATAACCATCAGCGGAGCAACCGATGGTGCATTCAGCACCTTCCAAGCATAGCCACCGTCATTAGCAATGATCTTCGTTTTCTCCGCCAGAGCGGCAATCTCGACTCTCTCAATGGGATGAGCAGGAGTATTCGTGGCAATCTCGATGTGCCACCCACCATTCATGGTGCCCCTCTCCTTCCTAGTTAGATTGAGCAAAGAAGGGGAAGCGACTGCGAACACCGTCTGCCTCTAATTTATCGAAAGGATCAACCCCCGGAGTCTTCCATCACCGGNNNNNNNNNNNNNNNNNNNNNNNNNNNNNNNNNNNNNNNNNNNNNNNNNNNNNNNNNNNNNNNNNNNNNNNNNNNNNNNNNNNNNNNNNNNNNNNNNNNNatataataataataacaaaatatatatatatatatacttatatatatataaataaataaataataaaataaaataaaataaaagaaaatgatgagagagagagtttctctctcttctttcagtctgaaccctgacttctctctctgaaattggactttctctctctacttccactctctagaattttctctctctagcttgtttttctctctcttgatggatttctctctctaaagttatccttctaggattagcgtagtgggaggtctcatctgatgattttgatcgagtttaggaaagagtcgattttaaatgaggttttgaattgggattttgtttagatttaattttaaattaaaattaatgtaaaaatataattttggataataggcacggaagagtctcctagaagttagtcgatccgttcattcagtgctccgtaaaaggtaagtaatgaatcatcttctcgagatatttcatatttattctgaaaataaataattattctctgaaattatgcatgatttatgaaattatgttttgaaagaaaagtacttttaaaatattatggttcGTCGATTTATGcaatgttcagtgaaaaattatgatatattatgatacaaagtgttttgatacagatcggatttatgctctcagcctaattacgtttcagtgggccccgccaatggagattatacgttggtactcagtggaccctgccagtgggggttatgcgctggtgtttgtggaccctaccagtgggggttgtgcgctggtgtttgtggaccctgccagtgggggttgtgcgctggtattctgtggaccccgtcaatgggggttaaacgttggtcatagtcaaggctgttgagttacgagtgttttgaatcgaatcggatttatgattatattatatgtgaatatttgaaaatatttgatcagcatgaaatatactcttatgtttatttgcagcattattcttaaaaattagataatatctgaaatatctggtagagatatttgttacttactgggctgtctagctcattacctttctttctatttttcagattcagataattaatttcaaacgtgggaagaaatattgggacagagcttttagaagcgagattagcattgtcaacttcattgaatttagatctattgtttttattattttagtaaaattttattggatgtaagacatttgatttaattacttgaattacagttgaataataattatttaaatttattccgctgtgatgcattgatatcgtgatgagatgccttgcatgcttatggagagagttcttcatgagtatgcggcggttgccgcgaccttcGATTCaataatctcagatcggaggcgtgataattattattttaaaaaaaattacatcccatgcatcgcatgggttataagccaataaaatataaaacatgAGATAGTTTGgcacttttttatttaaataaaaataaaaaaattacatgtGCAGGCTGGTAGCATATTAAAATCTAGCTCTCGCAATGATTTCTCTACGTCTGCAATAGGTAAATGCAGTTATGTTTTGCGGTACCCGCAACTGAGAAGAGTGTAAACCTACACCTAGATATCGCACACTAATTTAGATCCAAATTGCTGACTTTGGCTCTAGATTTCCAAACTGTGATTTATTGTTTTAAAGAAGTCCAGATTTCTCGCCTCAGCGGGATTATTAGTTGGACCACCTACCACGGACCATGCAACTAATCCAACCAGAGAAGTATAATAACAATTTTTTCTTATCCTTCTTTCTTTTATTATGTAATAGAAATATATACTAGAATAAAATTATTAGTGGTTTATGATGGATCTTGATACATTTCGTATTCGATTCATCTGATGTGGCACTGCCAACCAATCCTCAGCCCTCAAGTCTGATTTGAGTCCAATCGAGTGTCAAGTCCGCACTAAGTACAGAGAGAGGAtaggtgaaatttttttttttttttttatagacacACTgatggactctctctctctcccccccctttTTCTCTATAGAACCTCATCTGCTATCCTAAGATGATCTGACTTGGCATTAAAGGATCTCCGACTGGATAATTCCCAACAGGTGGACTTTCTTTAATTGTGATGTTTCTGGATTGATTTGGGTATTGGAGCGAAGATTCAATAACTGTCAATTGCTTCGATGTCTCCAACTAGCTCCCCAAGTCTCTTGATCgctatcctcagctctctatcTCTCCATCCAACTCATTAGTTTGAGTTAGACCGACCTCAGCAGCAATGTAACTGATCCAATAAATAATTTTTCCTCCAGTTGATTGGAGAGGTTCAATCCCACCATCATAGACATGCTCGTattctataataaaataaaaggacGAAGTTTATACCATACAAAGGCAATACACTGGCCGTATCCAATGGGGCGCTCATACATACTTTTAAAGATATTTATAAGAGGCATTAAGATTTTGAtccataatttcaaatgataatatTATTACTGTTATAAGGGTTGTTATAATACATTATTAGTATCATAGTGGTTTgttaacttttattttttcttgatactTTTTTCTAATTAAAGTACtagtatttttttgaaaataaatttctatTAATTTCTTGCCTCAAAAACTGTAtgactaaaaatatatatatttatatatccagtAAAAAGTGAATGAAAAGTCACACCACTATTTCTTTTTTTGTTGTGACACCATTAACTATAACAACCAATGGAGCAGTTGTTATATtacaattaaaaatttgaaatgctatttttaatataaataacccTGTGGTGTTATAACGGTTATGATGGTTAACAGCAGTTTTTGTGGGCCTTATAATGTATAACTAGTTTATAATCAATGcaatgcatgggatataatttttTACACAGCCTTATTGGGAGGTAGCATTTTGGAGTGCACTCAAAATGGATGCTGTATTCACACTCTTGGTGCAATTATTGTAAATATCATTCGTATGACTTATTCTTCCTCCTTGTAAAAGCACAACGGAAAGCATCATGGATCCATATCTtctcatcttctctctttctcctttgtTGACACAGACATATGAAGAAGAGTACCAACAACATCAAGCTTTTCTTCCTTCAATCCTCACCCTACAATCCGACACCCTTTCTGTTGGGAGCCCGACACCACCTCTACATCATGTCTGCTCACCCTACAATCCGACACCCTTTCTGTTGGGAGCCCGACACCACCTCTACATCACGTCTGCTCTTGTTTCTTTCTTCACCTTCGCTTCCCTCCTCTCCCTCCACCCTCTTCTCCACCACCACTACCTCACCTCCAAACCTCTCCTCCACCTCCACCACTGCCACCGCTACCACCCATCATCCTTCCCTCCCGGACCCCCTCTTTGATGTGCTTGTCTTCTACACCACCTACTCCTCCCACCCTAGCCGCATGGCCGACCCAGGCCTCCACACGGCCACTGTCGTCCTTCGCCACCGCCCCTCTACAACCTCCTCATCTTCGGCCTTGGTCATGAGTCCTCCATCTGGCTCGCCAGATATTCGTTGCAATGGTGATGCCATGTCAAACTTGTAACAACCCAATCAAAAGTCGGGAATCAGTGGGGCAGTATGAGGTATCATCATTAGAACCGGTGAAATATACAGCAATCGGTGAAATACAAGTATTCTCATTGGGTTGTGATAAATTTGACGTGGTATCACCATCGCAACAAAGTTTTTTTCCTCAACCACGATGGCCTCACCATCTTACTTGACCACAGCGACCTTCGTGTCTTCCactcgatccagaatgatcctagtgagttctcacaatctactagcgaCGCCTCACAATATGtgatgacaatccagtagaatagaaaatagaatctctaggtatatttactgtatgattcaatttttctatcgtgagtctcgacaagATGGAGGTAATTAtagaaactcgtcaaaccccttcatctgtcatataaaaaatttgattagcttaagtccagaTATGatactcatgaaaactcttttccatccgtcatcttgctatggccatagacttatggacttgGCTTCTAAAATtcaataggactactccttatctactaagatcgatagatccattCTAAGtgcacactctactcctacagtgaatttACTGTAACCAACAGACACAACAAGGATCTAAATAGCTAGGAGATTATGTTTATATGCAGTCAAAATACAACAACCCCACTATGAGCAGTCGAGGCATCGTAGGTCAAaaaatcactcacaccactacagcatcgagacgatcactgatgagtgagtagactttTATGTGATCTTTCATATGATTACACTCAGTACcgatattctctaacaaccatccacactctcACTCAGTGTGTCCACATCGTAAACTTGAAAtttatctatcctgaagaaagtgatctatgcgacgatctatctggatcaatcaccatccctatgatgatccatcgatcagaagtaatttagaaattaattatatatgtctcaaatctaaactctttagaatatatatctttaaattattaattttttggatgattttcgGATACATAACACAAGTATGGATAAAATTAcccattttattgattaaatcaataatttaagtataaatatatatcctaaaatttattacaatatgtctgttatattgacttctaggac is part of the Elaeis guineensis isolate ETL-2024a chromosome 15, EG11, whole genome shotgun sequence genome and harbors:
- the LOC105058122 gene encoding cytosolic sulfotransferase 12, which produces MASDPSRSSSSQPSHASEERAEDQAPKLLQQYNDLISTLPLEEGWQPVSLRKYKGVWLPGHEIFLRGIFAIQSHFKSRPTDILLATLPKSGTTWLKALIFATMTRSQYSFADHPLLSLNPHNCVHSLEELWAIGQPSKIEALPSPRLLNTHMPYSVLPDAIRASDCRIIYVCRDPKDRVVSAWQFTSSWHRSKKATGEMMPTTEALSLATAVEMVCQGNSPFGPDWDHVLEYWRESLRQPENVLFLKYEEVMEESVANAKRLAEFMGCPFSLEEEKEGVVEKIITLCSFDKLSKLEVNQNGDQASVFRVPNSCYFRKGKVGDWRNHLSPEMARRLDGIMDEKLRGSGPTLGGVRLQAPNTTTI